The following proteins come from a genomic window of Synechococcus sp. NB0720_010:
- a CDS encoding DUF5989 family protein, with protein MEAFFDLLKDVWDFLKVRKKYWLAPLIITIVLMGALLVFTQGSVVAPFIYSIF; from the coding sequence ATGGAAGCTTTTTTCGATCTCCTCAAGGACGTCTGGGACTTTCTTAAAGTCCGCAAAAAATACTGGCTAGCCCCTCTTATTATCACAATTGTTCTGATGGGCGCTTTGTTGGTATTTACCCAGGGTTCGGTTGTGGCTCCTTTCATCTATTCCATCTTCTAG
- a CDS encoding SxtJ family membrane protein, with amino-acid sequence MAHSSFSSVSKKQLREFGILLGIVFPVVFGWLIPGLKGHHAPIWPFLIGIPSLALGLIKPGWLQWPYQGWMKLGHILGWINGHLILGAVFVFVLQPIAYLMRLTGYDPLKRKRTGLQSYREQPKHKLVDLTRIF; translated from the coding sequence ATGGCCCACTCATCTTTCTCATCCGTATCCAAAAAGCAGCTCCGTGAATTCGGAATTCTGCTTGGGATCGTTTTCCCAGTTGTTTTTGGTTGGCTGATTCCAGGCTTAAAGGGCCACCATGCACCGATTTGGCCATTTTTGATCGGCATCCCAAGCCTCGCCCTAGGTTTGATCAAGCCTGGTTGGCTGCAGTGGCCATACCAGGGCTGGATGAAGCTTGGTCACATCTTGGGTTGGATCAATGGCCACCTTATCCTTGGCGCGGTCTTTGTCTTCGTGCTTCAGCCCATTGCTTATTTGATGCGCTTGACCGGCTACGATCCCCTAAAGCGGAAGCGAACTGGACTGCAGTCCTATCGCGAGCAGCCAAAGCACAAGCTTGTGGACCTAACACGAATTTTCTGA